The DNA segment TTGTATGGCTGACCAACCCTGATTCAGGATGCCAAAGGTGCAACATACAGGCTGGTGGCCCACTATAGGATTGTGGCTCGGCATCGGGTTTTAACTGTAAAGCTATCTCTGTCGTGGTGCTGGGACAGGTCACGACCATTGTCCCAGCCCAGCGCTTGGCCATAGACCGATGGACATGACCACACAACACGGCCTCAACATTGGAAGAACGGCGCAGAATCTTGGCTAAAGGCTCGGCGTCTATATAACGATAAACATCCATATAAGGAATACCAGAAACGATGGGAGGATGATGTAGCGCAATAATCGTAGGCTTATAGGCATCCTCGTTCAAGACTGCAGAAAGCCAGCTTAAGCCCTCAGCATCAATATGACCATAATCCTCCCCTGTCACACAGGAATCCAAGACGACTATTCTCACAGGATAATCATCAATACAGTAATGCAGTGGACCTGACTGAGGTAAATACGAATGTGCTGAGAATGCCGCACGAAAATTTTCTCGGTGATCATGATTGCCCATCACCACTGCATAAGGAATGCTTAGCTCACTCAGCAACTCAAGCAAATGTGAGTACTCTGCGGGATCTCCTTCATCCACCAAGTCTCCAGTCAGTAAAACAAAATCAGGACGCTGATCAAGGTGCTTTAAATGTTTGATCGCATCGCTAAACATTTGGTTCGAGTCTGCCACCCCCTTATATAACACTCCTTTCGGTCGAACATGAATATCTGAGAGTTGTGCGATAAGCATGGGATACCTCTGCTTGATTGGAGTCGTCAATTGAACGCCGCAACTATTTGCTTGCACAGCGATGTACTCAATCATTGCAAAACGCGCACCAAAACAAACCGCCGCGACCCAATTCAGATTGACTCAACGACAATTCATGACTTTTTACCTGAAATATCGACGGTTAAAACACTAATCGTCGTTGGCATAGCCTTTGCTTACTAATATTACTATTTTATATTTTAGTAATACTGGCTGTTTTACGGGGAGTCACTGTCATGTCTTTGCTGAGTCCAAAATTTACACGGCGCACATTCTTGATCAGTGCCATTTTATGCTCGACCATAAGCACCGCCTATGCCGCACCGCTTAAAATTGGCTATAGCGACTGGCCAGGATGGGTTGCATGGCAGATTGCGATTGATAAAGGCTGGATCAAACAAGCAGGGGTCGATGCATCCTTTCAGTGGTTTGACTACTCGGCTTCGCTTGAGGCATTCGCAGCAGGAAAACTAGATGCAGTACTCGCAACCAATGGCGATACGCTGGTAACAGGATCTGCTGGTGGTAGAGGAACCATGATTCTAGCCACTGACTACTCTAGCGGGAATGACATGATCATCGGCAAAGCCGGAATCAAATCGCTAAAAGATCTCGTAGGTCAATCGGTCGCCGTCGAAACTGGGCTAGTCGATCATCTGCTCTTAATCAATGGATTAAAAAAAGCCGGGATTGCAGAAAATGCTATCAAGCTCGTCAACGCAAAAACCAATGAACTGCCACAAATCTTAGCCTCTGGCAGTGTCTCAGCCATTGGCGCATGGCAACCCGTCGCAGGGCAAGCACTCAAAGCCACAGCCGGTGCTCACCCTCTCTATACCTCCGCTGATGAGCCGGGATTGATCTACGATGTGCTGGCTGTCAGCCCGAATAGTCTGAATAAGAATCGTGCCGATTGGATCAAACTGACTCAGGTGTGGGATAAGGTTGTGACCTACATCAACGATCCCAAAACTCAGTCCGACGCTCTAAAAATTATGGCCCAGCGCTCTGGTGGAGGCATCACGCCTGAATCTTATAAGAAACTGCTGTATGGCACCCACCTCTTGAATCTTGCTGATAATCAAGCCGTCATGGTGAAAGCGAAAGGCTTTAAATCCCTCTATGGATCAACTTATTTTGTCGACAAATTTAATGTGAATCAGGGGATTTATCGTACGGCTCAAAACGTAGATAGCTATATCGATCCCAAGCTCGTCCAAGGAAAG comes from the Aquirhabdus parva genome and includes:
- a CDS encoding phosphodiesterase, yielding MIEYIAVQANSCGVQLTTPIKQRYPMLIAQLSDIHVRPKGVLYKGVADSNQMFSDAIKHLKHLDQRPDFVLLTGDLVDEGDPAEYSHLLELLSELSIPYAVVMGNHDHRENFRAAFSAHSYLPQSGPLHYCIDDYPVRIVVLDSCVTGEDYGHIDAEGLSWLSAVLNEDAYKPTIIALHHPPIVSGIPYMDVYRYIDAEPLAKILRRSSNVEAVLCGHVHRSMAKRWAGTMVVTCPSTTTEIALQLKPDAEPQSYSGPPACMLHLWHPESGLVSHTSYIGVYPGPYPFA
- a CDS encoding ABC transporter substrate-binding protein: MSLLSPKFTRRTFLISAILCSTISTAYAAPLKIGYSDWPGWVAWQIAIDKGWIKQAGVDASFQWFDYSASLEAFAAGKLDAVLATNGDTLVTGSAGGRGTMILATDYSSGNDMIIGKAGIKSLKDLVGQSVAVETGLVDHLLLINGLKKAGIAENAIKLVNAKTNELPQILASGSVSAIGAWQPVAGQALKATAGAHPLYTSADEPGLIYDVLAVSPNSLNKNRADWIKLTQVWDKVVTYINDPKTQSDALKIMAQRSGGGITPESYKKLLYGTHLLNLADNQAVMVKAKGFKSLYGSTYFVDKFNVNQGIYRTAQNVDSYIDPKLVQGK